A window of the Pseudomonas fluorescens genome harbors these coding sequences:
- the sfsA gene encoding DNA/RNA nuclease SfsA translates to MRFHPPLEEGQLIRRYKRFLADIETVGGELLTIHCPNTGSMLNCQVEGGQVWFSRSNDPKRKLPGTWEIGETPQGRLFCVNTGRANALVEEALQAGVISELNGFTRLKREVAYGQEKSRIDFRLDYPTGPAYVEVKSVTLGFDGTAIAAFPDAVTQRGAKHLRELAHLARDGIRAVQLYCVNLTGVEAVRPAEEIDSAYAAALREAVACGVEVLAYGVRLSHEEMVIDRRLDVLLNA, encoded by the coding sequence ATGCGCTTTCATCCTCCTCTCGAAGAAGGTCAGTTGATCCGCCGTTACAAGCGTTTTCTCGCCGATATCGAAACCGTTGGCGGCGAGTTGCTGACCATTCATTGCCCGAACACCGGCTCGATGCTCAATTGCCAGGTTGAGGGCGGCCAAGTCTGGTTCAGTCGCTCCAATGACCCCAAGCGCAAACTGCCTGGCACCTGGGAAATCGGGGAAACTCCACAGGGCCGGCTGTTTTGCGTGAACACAGGACGCGCCAACGCACTGGTCGAAGAGGCCCTGCAGGCCGGCGTCATCAGTGAGCTGAACGGTTTTACCAGGCTCAAGCGCGAAGTAGCGTACGGACAGGAAAAGAGTCGAATCGACTTTCGCCTCGATTACCCGACGGGGCCGGCATACGTGGAAGTGAAAAGTGTCACTCTGGGTTTCGACGGCACGGCGATTGCGGCATTTCCCGATGCAGTGACCCAGCGCGGAGCCAAGCATTTGCGTGAGCTGGCGCATCTGGCCCGGGACGGGATTCGCGCGGTGCAGTTGTACTGCGTCAATCTCACGGGTGTCGAAGCGGTGCGCCCGGCCGAGGAAATCGACTCGGCCTACGCCGCTGCGTTGCGCGAGGCGGTGGCATGCGGAGTCGAGGTCCTGGCGTACGGCGTGCGTTTGAGCCATGAAGAGATGGTGATCGACCGGCGTCTGGACGTGCTGCTCAACGCTTAA
- the gluQRS gene encoding tRNA glutamyl-Q(34) synthetase GluQRS yields MTANTSPAYIGRFAPTPSGHLHFGSLVAALASYLDARSVGGRWLVRMEDLDPPREEPGAQAAILKALESYGFEWDGDMVRQSDRHEAYAQVLDSLFNHGLAYACTCSRKQLEPYHGIYPGLCRNAGHGQEDAAIRLRVPELEYHFIDRVQGEYRQHLGRDVGDFVIRRRDGLYAYQLAVVLDDAWQGITDIVRGADLLDSTPRQLYLQELLGLRQPRYLHLPLITQPDGNKLGKSYRSPPLEVDQATPLLLRALRALGQNPGPELAHASPQELLNWGSAHWDALKIPRTLTLPEAQLK; encoded by the coding sequence ATGACTGCCAACACCTCCCCCGCCTACATTGGCCGCTTTGCCCCAACCCCCAGCGGGCACCTGCACTTCGGTTCGCTGGTTGCCGCCCTGGCCTCTTATCTGGACGCACGCTCGGTGGGCGGTCGCTGGCTGGTGCGCATGGAAGACCTCGATCCGCCTCGCGAGGAACCGGGCGCGCAAGCGGCGATTCTCAAGGCGCTGGAAAGCTATGGCTTCGAATGGGACGGCGACATGGTCCGCCAGAGCGATCGGCACGAGGCCTACGCCCAAGTGCTCGACAGCCTGTTCAATCATGGCCTGGCGTACGCCTGCACCTGCTCACGCAAACAACTGGAGCCGTACCACGGCATTTATCCGGGACTGTGCCGCAATGCCGGCCATGGCCAGGAAGACGCGGCGATTCGCCTGCGCGTGCCGGAGCTGGAATACCACTTCATCGACCGGGTGCAGGGCGAATACCGCCAGCATCTGGGCCGCGACGTGGGGGATTTCGTGATCCGCCGCCGCGACGGCCTGTACGCCTACCAACTGGCAGTGGTGCTGGACGACGCCTGGCAGGGCATCACCGACATCGTGCGCGGCGCCGACCTGCTCGACTCGACGCCGCGCCAGCTCTATCTGCAAGAATTGCTGGGCCTGCGCCAACCGCGCTATCTGCATCTGCCGCTGATTACCCAGCCGGACGGCAACAAGCTCGGCAAGTCCTATCGTTCGCCACCGCTGGAAGTCGATCAGGCCACCCCGCTGCTGCTCCGCGCCTTGCGCGCGCTGGGGCAAAACCCGGGGCCCGAACTGGCCCACGCCTCGCCGCAAGAACTGTTGAACTGGGGCAGCGCCCACTGGGATGCCTTGAAAATCCCGCGCACACTGACCCTGCCCGAAGCGCAACTGAAGTGA
- a CDS encoding Rieske (2Fe-2S) protein: MKFLCAGADLVEGGSRGFDIDGKKLFAVRRAGQAYVYLNRCPHRGVGLEWHPDQFLDPSNSLIQCATHGALFLIEDGECVAGPCAGQSLTAIPCREDAQGLWIDV; this comes from the coding sequence ATGAAGTTTCTTTGCGCGGGTGCCGATCTGGTTGAGGGCGGCAGTCGCGGTTTCGATATCGACGGGAAAAAACTGTTTGCCGTGCGTCGTGCGGGGCAGGCGTATGTCTACCTCAATCGCTGCCCGCATCGGGGCGTCGGCCTGGAATGGCATCCCGACCAGTTTCTCGACCCGAGCAACAGCCTGATCCAGTGCGCCACCCACGGCGCACTGTTTCTGATCGAGGACGGTGAATGCGTCGCCGGCCCCTGCGCCGGGCAATCGCTGACGGCCATTCCTTGCCGTGAAGACGCGCAAGGGTTGTGGATCGATGTTTAA
- a CDS encoding heme ABC transporter ATP-binding protein, protein MLRAQNLHIRRGRKTVLADVSLQLEPGEVLGVLGPNGAGKSTLLGALCGELSAHDGEVLLDGEALSHWSGTQRAQRLAVLPQVSTLDFAFRVEEVVGMGRLPYQSGRLRDDEIVADALRAADAGHLSGRSYLALSGGERQRVHLARVLAQLWPGQAGQTLLLDEPTSMLDPLHQHTTLQAVRKFADRGAAVLVILHDLNLAARYCDRILLLEGGRPVALDTPQQVLRPESLKAVFGLEVLVQPHPERGHPLIIAR, encoded by the coding sequence ATGCTGCGTGCGCAAAATCTGCACATCCGCCGTGGCCGCAAAACCGTTCTGGCCGATGTCAGCCTGCAACTCGAACCGGGCGAAGTGCTGGGCGTGCTGGGCCCCAATGGCGCCGGTAAGAGTACTTTGCTCGGCGCGTTGTGCGGTGAGCTGAGCGCACACGACGGGGAAGTGCTGCTGGACGGTGAGGCATTGAGCCATTGGAGCGGCACTCAGCGCGCCCAGCGGCTGGCAGTGTTGCCGCAGGTGTCGACCCTGGATTTCGCCTTCCGTGTTGAAGAAGTGGTCGGCATGGGGCGGCTGCCTTATCAGAGTGGACGTTTGCGCGATGACGAGATCGTCGCTGACGCTTTACGGGCGGCCGATGCGGGGCATCTGAGTGGCCGCAGTTATCTGGCGTTGTCTGGCGGCGAGCGTCAGCGGGTGCATCTGGCGCGAGTGCTGGCGCAACTCTGGCCGGGGCAGGCGGGGCAGACGTTGCTGCTCGACGAGCCGACCTCGATGCTTGATCCGCTGCATCAACACACGACGCTGCAAGCAGTACGCAAATTTGCCGATCGCGGCGCGGCGGTGCTGGTGATCCTGCATGATCTGAATCTGGCGGCGCGCTATTGTGATCGCATCCTGCTGCTGGAAGGCGGACGCCCGGTGGCACTGGATACGCCGCAACAGGTGTTGCGCCCGGAATCGCTGAAGGCGGTTTTCGGTCTGGAAGTATTGGTGCAGCCGCACCCGGAGCGCGGGCATCCGCTGATCATCGCCCGCTGA
- a CDS encoding FecCD family ABC transporter permease, with protein MLAIWLSLALGPVSLPLFDTLRAALRMIGVPLAPEGLEQAELILGQIRLPRTLLGLAVGGVLALSGVAMQGLFRNPLADPGLVGVSSGAALGAAVAIVGGSFFGGLPEWFGPYLLSVCAFLGGLGVTALVYRLGRRNGQTNVATMLLAGIALTALASSAVGLFTYLADDATLRTLTFWNLGSLNGASYARLWPLLIITAGVALWLPRRAKALNALLLGESEAGHLGIDVERLKRELVFCTALGVGAAVAAAGMIGFIGLVVPHLVRLLAGPDHRVLLPASVLAGASLLLLADLVARLALAPAELPIGIVTAFIGAPFFLYLLLRGRA; from the coding sequence CTGCTGGCGATCTGGCTGTCGCTGGCGTTGGGGCCGGTCAGTCTGCCGTTGTTCGATACCTTGCGTGCGGCGCTGCGCATGATCGGTGTGCCGCTGGCGCCGGAAGGGCTGGAACAGGCTGAGCTGATTCTCGGGCAGATTCGTCTGCCGCGTACGTTGCTGGGGCTGGCAGTCGGCGGAGTGCTGGCGCTGTCCGGGGTGGCGATGCAGGGGCTGTTTCGCAACCCTCTGGCCGATCCTGGATTGGTTGGCGTGTCCAGTGGTGCTGCTTTAGGCGCTGCGGTGGCAATTGTCGGCGGTTCGTTTTTCGGCGGTCTGCCGGAATGGTTCGGGCCTTATCTGCTGTCGGTTTGCGCGTTTTTAGGTGGTCTTGGCGTAACTGCGTTGGTCTATCGACTAGGCCGCCGTAACGGGCAGACGAATGTTGCGACCATGTTGCTGGCGGGGATTGCCCTGACGGCTTTGGCCAGTTCGGCGGTGGGACTGTTTACCTATCTGGCCGACGACGCGACATTGCGTACGTTGACGTTCTGGAACCTGGGCAGCCTGAACGGCGCGAGCTATGCGCGGTTGTGGCCGCTGCTGATCATCACCGCCGGTGTTGCGCTTTGGCTTCCACGTCGGGCGAAGGCGCTCAATGCGTTGCTGCTCGGCGAATCGGAAGCCGGGCATCTGGGGATCGATGTCGAGCGGCTCAAGCGCGAATTAGTGTTCTGTACGGCGTTGGGTGTCGGCGCTGCGGTGGCGGCGGCGGGCATGATCGGATTTATCGGGCTGGTGGTGCCGCATCTGGTGCGCTTGCTCGCGGGGCCGGATCATCGGGTATTGCTGCCGGCATCGGTGCTGGCCGGGGCGAGTCTGTTGCTGCTGGCGGATCTGGTGGCACGGCTGGCGCTGGCACCGGCGGAGCTGCCGATCGGCATCGTCACGGCATTCATCGGTGCGCCGTTCTTCCTTTATCTGCTGCTGCGAGGGCGTGCCTGA
- a CDS encoding pentapeptide repeat-containing protein gives MSQPKLLDTPLYALLHKDDITGFNKERPKDGPIDMVGGDFRGLDLRELNADGVDFRDAYFRSADLRGIDFRNASLEGASLAHAQISGAYFPPELSADEILMSMNFGTRLRYRTR, from the coding sequence ATGAGCCAGCCGAAACTTCTCGACACCCCGCTTTATGCCTTGCTGCACAAAGACGACATCACAGGTTTCAACAAGGAACGCCCGAAAGACGGCCCGATCGATATGGTTGGCGGCGACTTCCGTGGTCTCGACCTGCGCGAACTGAACGCCGATGGCGTGGATTTCCGGGACGCCTACTTCCGTTCCGCCGACCTGCGCGGCATCGACTTTCGCAATGCTTCGCTGGAAGGTGCGAGCCTGGCTCATGCGCAGATCTCCGGGGCCTACTTCCCGCCGGAGCTGAGTGCTGACGAAATCCTGATGTCGATGAATTTCGGTACCCGCCTGCGTTATCGCACTCGCTGA
- the dksA gene encoding RNA polymerase-binding protein DksA gives MPTQAKQQASQTLSGFEPYVPKAGEEYMGAPMRAHFTKILTKWKLDLMQEVDRTVDHMKDEAANFPDPADRASQEEEFALELRARDRERKLIKKIDKTLQLIEDEEYGWCDSCGIEIGVKRLEARPTADMCVDCKNLAEIKEKQVGK, from the coding sequence ATGCCCACCCAAGCAAAGCAACAGGCAAGTCAGACACTCAGCGGTTTCGAACCCTACGTCCCGAAAGCGGGCGAAGAGTACATGGGCGCTCCAATGCGCGCGCACTTCACCAAGATCCTGACCAAGTGGAAACTGGACTTGATGCAGGAAGTCGACCGCACTGTTGATCACATGAAAGACGAAGCGGCCAACTTTCCTGATCCGGCCGACCGTGCCAGCCAGGAAGAAGAGTTCGCCCTCGAGCTGCGCGCCCGCGACCGCGAGCGCAAACTGATCAAGAAGATCGACAAGACCCTGCAACTGATCGAAGACGAAGAGTACGGCTGGTGCGACTCTTGCGGCATCGAGATCGGCGTCAAGCGCCTTGAAGCCCGTCCGACTGCCGACATGTGCGTCGACTGCAAGAACCTGGCGGAAATCAAGGAAAAGCAGGTCGGCAAATAA
- a CDS encoding TfoX/Sxy family protein produces MNDELQHLKNLGKTSAQWLHAVGIHSASDLRRLGAVDAYRAVRTRGFRASKVLLYAIEGALMDVHWNDIPAERKDALNKQLEAISSRHKN; encoded by the coding sequence ATGAATGATGAACTGCAACACCTGAAGAATCTTGGCAAGACGTCGGCGCAATGGCTGCATGCCGTGGGCATCCATAGCGCCTCGGACTTGCGTCGCCTGGGCGCGGTGGATGCCTACCGGGCCGTGCGCACTCGCGGGTTTCGGGCGTCGAAGGTGTTGTTGTATGCGATCGAAGGGGCGCTGATGGACGTGCACTGGAACGACATTCCCGCCGAACGCAAGGATGCGTTGAACAAGCAGCTGGAAGCCATTTCCTCTCGTCACAAGAACTAA
- a CDS encoding heme/hemin ABC transporter substrate-binding protein, translating into MRLSTRVAVLCVGLLVSHQAAAAELPQRWVSAGGALSEWVSALGGEAKLVGVDTTSQHPDSLKSLPSIGYQRSLSAEGILSLRPDILIGTEEMGPPPVISQVRSAKVQVELFSAQPDLPTLEKNVTHLGQLLGAESQAAQLLQSYQQQLDAQKARVAEAQTKQKAPGVMLLLGHAGGKPLIAGKDTAADWLLQQAGGHNLATHTGYKPFSVESLASLDPEVLVFADRALTGEAAKAALFKENPILNSSRAAKTGRVLELDPTLLVGGLGPRLPAALKVLSDGFYPAKSGQ; encoded by the coding sequence ATGCGCCTGAGTACCCGCGTTGCCGTGCTGTGTGTCGGACTTTTGGTCAGCCACCAGGCTGCAGCGGCCGAGTTGCCGCAACGTTGGGTCAGCGCTGGCGGTGCGTTGTCGGAGTGGGTAAGTGCGCTGGGTGGCGAAGCCAAACTGGTAGGCGTCGACACCACCAGCCAGCACCCTGACTCCCTCAAGTCGCTGCCGAGCATCGGCTATCAGCGCAGCCTGTCGGCGGAAGGCATTCTCAGCCTGCGCCCGGACATCCTCATCGGTACTGAAGAAATGGGCCCGCCGCCGGTGATCTCGCAGGTTCGCAGCGCCAAGGTGCAGGTGGAACTGTTCTCGGCTCAGCCGGATCTGCCGACACTCGAAAAAAACGTCACTCATCTGGGGCAGTTGTTGGGTGCCGAAAGCCAAGCCGCGCAATTGCTGCAAAGTTATCAACAGCAACTCGATGCGCAGAAGGCGCGTGTAGCTGAAGCGCAGACCAAGCAGAAGGCGCCTGGCGTGATGTTATTGCTCGGGCATGCAGGCGGCAAACCGCTGATCGCCGGCAAAGACACCGCCGCCGATTGGCTGCTGCAACAGGCGGGCGGGCATAACCTTGCGACCCACACCGGTTACAAGCCGTTTTCCGTGGAGTCCCTGGCCAGCCTCGATCCTGAAGTGCTGGTGTTCGCTGACCGTGCGCTGACCGGCGAGGCGGCGAAAGCGGCGTTGTTCAAGGAAAACCCGATCCTCAATTCCAGCCGTGCGGCCAAGACCGGACGCGTGCTGGAGCTGGATCCGACGCTGCTGGTGGGCGGGCTCGGGCCGCGTTTGCCCGCTGCGCTGAAGGTCCTGTCTGACGGTTTCTACCCGGCCAAGAGCGGCCAATGA
- a CDS encoding pyridoxal phosphate-dependent aminotransferase, with protein sequence MAQPYSARSRAIEPFHVMALLARANELQAAGHDVIHLEIGEPDFTTAEPIIRAGQQALTAGKTRYTAARGIPELREAISGFYQTRYGLNIDPRRILITPGGSGALLLASALLVDPGKHWLLADPGYPCNRHFLRLVEGAAQLVPVGPDVRYQLTPDLVDRHWDHDSVGALVASPANPTGTILTRDELAGLSTAIKARHGHLVVDEIYHGLTYGTDAASVLEVDDSAFVLNSFSKYFGMTGWRLGWLVAPDAAVSELEKLAQNLYISAPSMSQHAALACFEPDTIAILEERRAEFGRRRDFLLPALRELGFNIAVEPEGAFYLYADISQFGGDAFAFCRHFLETEHVAFTPGLDFGRYQAGHHVRFAYTQNLPRLQEAVERIARGLKSWQG encoded by the coding sequence ATGGCTCAGCCCTACAGTGCGCGCAGTCGTGCGATCGAACCGTTCCATGTGATGGCGTTGCTGGCGCGGGCCAATGAATTGCAGGCCGCCGGCCACGACGTGATCCACCTGGAAATCGGCGAACCGGACTTCACCACCGCCGAGCCGATCATCCGCGCGGGCCAGCAAGCCCTGACGGCCGGGAAAACCCGCTACACCGCAGCCCGTGGCATTCCCGAGCTGCGCGAGGCGATTTCCGGCTTCTATCAAACGCGCTACGGCCTGAACATCGATCCACGCCGGATTCTCATCACCCCCGGCGGTTCCGGCGCGTTGCTGCTGGCCAGTGCGCTGCTGGTGGATCCGGGCAAACACTGGCTGCTGGCCGACCCCGGCTACCCTTGCAACCGGCATTTTCTGCGCTTGGTCGAGGGCGCGGCGCAGCTTGTGCCGGTTGGCCCGGACGTTCGCTATCAACTGACGCCGGACCTGGTGGATCGCCACTGGGATCACGACAGCGTCGGTGCTCTGGTCGCTTCGCCAGCCAACCCGACCGGTACGATTCTGACCCGTGATGAACTGGCCGGGTTATCCACAGCCATCAAGGCGCGTCACGGGCATCTGGTGGTGGACGAGATCTATCACGGCCTGACTTATGGCACCGACGCAGCCAGTGTGCTGGAAGTGGACGACAGTGCATTTGTCCTCAACAGTTTCTCCAAATATTTCGGCATGACTGGTTGGCGTCTCGGCTGGCTGGTGGCGCCGGATGCGGCGGTCAGTGAATTGGAAAAACTCGCGCAGAACCTCTACATCAGCGCGCCAAGCATGTCCCAGCATGCGGCGCTGGCCTGTTTCGAGCCGGACACCATCGCGATTCTTGAAGAGCGCCGCGCCGAGTTCGGCCGTCGTCGCGACTTCCTGCTGCCGGCACTGCGTGAACTGGGCTTCAACATCGCTGTTGAACCAGAAGGCGCGTTCTATTTGTATGCCGATATCAGCCAGTTCGGCGGCGATGCCTTCGCGTTCTGCCGGCATTTCCTTGAAACCGAACATGTAGCGTTTACTCCGGGGCTGGATTTCGGCCGCTATCAGGCCGGCCATCATGTGCGCTTTGCCTACACACAAAACCTCCCTCGCTTACAGGAAGCGGTGGAACGCATCGCCCGTGGCTTGAAGAGCTGGCAAGGCTGA
- a CDS encoding Crp/Fnr family transcriptional regulator yields MYLLGEQSAQADALINHLQSLPAQWLEGLAPCGPALELEATDDLLARLPDDQLFLLTEGVITGRLSGRGLFYWHEGDLMGLQQGPEWVDCSLYAENPVTLLPYRRSNLFQHVYGDSSRSEQFLRYLLGQMALLAHAVAEFKPREFRSTNGFKRVEPGSVLIRQGDTADHVFVIIEGHAEAFVNGHKVGDVPKDEIFGAMAVFTGEPRNATVIAREASTVMLIPGDQFLSMTRTNPKIAHSLIESMARRIDQLNKQLTAQT; encoded by the coding sequence ATGTACCTGCTCGGGGAACAATCGGCCCAGGCCGATGCATTGATCAACCACTTGCAGAGCTTGCCTGCGCAATGGCTCGAAGGCTTGGCACCGTGCGGGCCGGCTCTGGAACTGGAAGCCACAGATGATCTGTTGGCACGCTTGCCGGACGACCAGTTGTTCTTGCTGACGGAGGGCGTCATCACCGGCCGACTCAGTGGTCGAGGCTTGTTCTACTGGCACGAGGGAGATTTGATGGGCCTGCAGCAGGGTCCGGAATGGGTGGATTGCAGCTTGTACGCGGAAAACCCAGTGACATTGCTGCCTTATCGTCGAAGCAATTTGTTTCAACATGTGTACGGAGACTCGTCACGCTCGGAGCAGTTTCTGCGCTATCTGCTCGGGCAAATGGCGCTGCTGGCCCACGCCGTTGCCGAGTTCAAGCCGCGCGAGTTTCGCAGCACCAATGGATTCAAACGAGTTGAGCCGGGGAGCGTCCTGATCCGCCAAGGCGACACCGCCGACCATGTATTCGTGATCATCGAAGGACACGCCGAAGCGTTTGTGAACGGGCACAAAGTAGGTGACGTGCCCAAGGATGAAATATTCGGCGCAATGGCGGTGTTCACTGGCGAGCCGCGCAACGCGACGGTCATTGCCCGGGAGGCAAGCACGGTAATGCTGATACCCGGCGATCAGTTTCTGAGCATGACCCGCACCAATCCGAAAATCGCCCACAGCCTGATCGAAAGCATGGCGCGGCGTATCGACCAGCTCAACAAGCAGCTCACAGCTCAGACCTGA
- a CDS encoding ChaN family lipoprotein yields MRGILLLAVLWLSGCQHVAAPPVVGEIRDLRSGESLTAQQLLTQLSRPARVVVGEQHDNADHHALQLWLLQNLEEARPQGSLLLEMLTPDQQSRVDDVRHAATPPADLPAALAWQDGWDWNLYGPIVRFALTQTGPLLAANLDNIEIRAFYRDPPVLSGARSNAKSVRETLLEQIGDSHCGLLPSSQMPAMLAVQQQRDRRMASRLLAAPAPALLLAGAFHARKDVGVPLHVLDLGAPEAPTVLMLAEQGSQVTAAMADYVWYTPTTPKPDYCAEMRKQFSKK; encoded by the coding sequence ATGCGCGGGATTTTGCTGTTGGCGGTGTTGTGGCTTTCAGGTTGCCAGCATGTTGCGGCGCCGCCGGTCGTGGGCGAGATCCGTGATTTGCGCAGCGGCGAGAGTCTGACGGCGCAGCAATTACTGACGCAGCTCAGCAGACCGGCACGGGTGGTCGTTGGCGAGCAGCATGACAACGCCGATCACCATGCCCTTCAATTGTGGTTGTTGCAGAACCTCGAAGAAGCGCGCCCCCAGGGCAGTCTCCTGCTGGAAATGCTGACGCCCGATCAACAGTCGCGGGTTGATGACGTTCGTCATGCCGCAACGCCACCGGCTGATCTTCCTGCTGCACTGGCCTGGCAGGACGGCTGGGACTGGAATCTCTACGGACCGATTGTGCGGTTCGCCCTGACGCAAACCGGGCCGTTGCTGGCAGCCAACCTCGATAACATCGAAATACGCGCGTTCTATCGTGATCCTCCGGTTTTGAGCGGTGCGCGGAGTAACGCCAAATCTGTGAGAGAGACGCTGCTGGAGCAGATCGGCGATTCTCACTGCGGTTTGCTGCCGTCATCTCAAATGCCGGCGATGCTGGCCGTTCAGCAACAACGGGATCGGCGCATGGCCTCGCGTTTGTTGGCGGCGCCCGCGCCTGCCTTGTTATTGGCGGGTGCGTTTCACGCGCGCAAGGATGTGGGCGTGCCGCTGCATGTGCTCGATCTGGGCGCACCCGAAGCGCCGACGGTGCTGATGCTGGCGGAGCAGGGCAGTCAGGTTACGGCGGCGATGGCTGATTATGTCTGGTACACGCCAACCACGCCGAAACCGGATTATTGCGCCGAGATGCGTAAGCAGTTCAGTAAGAAATGA